In Pseudoliparis swirei isolate HS2019 ecotype Mariana Trench chromosome 9, NWPU_hadal_v1, whole genome shotgun sequence, a genomic segment contains:
- the itih6 gene encoding inter-alpha-trypsin inhibitor heavy chain H6 → MDMMNLKIQCILVFISFYVQEGLSKDYEANLGADYLLQRVRRQSKPTKAVLKVTDYHVKCSVVSRYAITTVQSSIWNQLPITKEAAFEVDLPSSAFISNFTITSNGKVYVAQVKERAAARKMYDAAKKQGKTAGLVATKEREIEKFRVAVSVPSGGRMSFSLTYEELLPRRLGRYELSLGLRPGQPVQNLTLDVSVTERTGISFIKAFPLKTSRLLSNTARGDADAPVSTHVEHNAGCARVRYSPSLQQQNNVSSKGLNADFIIHYDVDLRDVMGEVQVYDGYFVHYFAPRGLPVVPKDVIFVIDVSGSMIGTKIKQTKQAMGTILGDLREADHFNIITFSDKVHTWKKGRTVRATRQNVQDAKDFVKRIIAEGWTNINAALLAAAQLVNPPSSASTKPLSSRRVPLVIFLTDGEATIGVTAGDTILSNAKKALGSSSLFGLAFGDDADFLLLKRLALDNRGVARMVYEDADAALQLKGFFDEVASPLLSDIQLSYLDDQAFDITHALFPNYFQGSELVVAGRVKPGVNDFKVSMSATDLKQRVKLDNDVLITHAHGNGSAESLECSGGLEGISSFVRRLWAYFTIKELLLAKLNATDPATQRLLTDKATNLSLKYNFVTPVTSLVVVKPDADESAQIPTTVKPTIAATIATTAMTTAAAKTSAAGPAKKASSTSMPRSEKNKPDPPQPPPKQTKKVSSPTSTAKTALSKKTSTTTSPSSVKTAPAPFSGKKPTPFHNESKTASTPPPVGKIPTSLLNALKTAPPPAPGKVSTKALKTTTPSTTTTMSTLTTSATPALSSVRTDPAPLPRKPLPPQPSTARTALPPVKVTAPSAEAENTTTSAPDVPEITTALPKLTSPTPAPAPAVDDNNTELSIATFVSATFAPMPGVTDGPRLWEAAGLLDVSTFIQRKDIDLVKDYDATYDYDYDLNYDAWDDPADSESFDSAPSRLSTVRVFSSSVDGDPHFVVQLPKLHQNLCFTVDGRANDVLRLLEEPERGIIVDGHLMGAPSKHSVDDRPRTYFDRLTISSVTGGSGDIMITLSLEAVVVEGEGRDVLPINRQGSVARQGVTVTVDNHRSCWIELNKGVRFLVMFHRYEHPSYLQMAHLGFYITDGRGLSASTQGLLGQFQHADMSIKAVKDHLGGGAMHNEAIPAAGILRWGSEKMRVTLQDKTLKDTVRKRHTGKCWVVPKAEVERLLGHPYESYVVDHV, encoded by the exons ATGGACATGATGAACTTGAAGATTCAGTGCATTCTAGTGTTCATCTCTTTCTATGTGCAAGAGGGATTATCAAAGGATTATGAAGCAAACCTTGGAGCAGATTATCTTTTACAG AGAGTAAGACGTCAAAGTAAACCAACAAAAGCAGTG CTGAAGGTGACAGACTACCATGTGAAGTGTTCAGTGGTGTCCCGCTACGCTATTACCACAGTCCAGAGTTCaatatggaaccagctccccatCACCAAGGAGGCTGCTTTCGAGGTGGACCTTCCTTCTTCTGCTTTCATCTCCAACTTCACCAT CACCTCCAATGGCAAGGTGTATGTGGCCCAGGTGAAGGAAAGAGCGGCTGCCAGGAAAATGTACGACGCTGCTAAGAAGCAAGGAAAAACAGCTGGACTTGTTGCTACAAA agagagggagattgaAAAGTTCCGCGTGGCAGTCAGCGTGCCGTCAGGAGGTCGGATGTCCTTCTCCCTGACCTACGAGGAGCTGTTGCCTCGTCGACTCGGCCGCTATGAGCTCAGTTTGGGTTTGAGGCCAGGACAGCCTGTGCAGAACCTCACGCTAGACGTCAGTGTAACGGAGAGGACGGGCATCAGTTTCATCAAAGCCTTTCCTCTCAAGACGAGCCGGCTGCTCTCCAACACTGCTCGAG GTGACGCTGATGCACCTGTCTCCACTCATGTGGAACATAACGCCGGCTGTGCTCGAGTTCGCTACAGTCCCTCTCTACAGCAACAGAACAACGTCTCCTCCAAAGGTCTCAACGCAGACTTCATCATCCATTATGATGTGGACCTCAGAGATGTCATGGGTGAAGTCCAG GTATATGATGGCTACTTTGTGCATTACTTCGCACCCAGAGGGCTTCCTGTGGTTCCTAAGGACGTTATATTCGTCATCGATGTCAGTGGCTCAATGATAGGCACTAAGATAAAACAG ACCAAGCAGGCCATGGGCACTATTCTCGGGGACCTTAGAGAGGCAGACCACTTCAACATCATCACCTTCTCAGACAAGGTTCACACCTGGAAGAAAGGACGAACGGTCCGGGCGACTCGGCAGAATGTACAAGATGCCAAAGACTTTGTAAAGAGGATTATTGCAGAGGGAT GGACCAATATCAATGCAGCTCTGCTGGCGGCTGCCCAGCTGGTCAACCCTCCATCCTCCGCCTCGACCAAACCGCTCTCATCCCGTCGTGTCCCTCTGGTAATTTTCCTTACTGATGGGGAGGCGACCATCGGAGTAACAGCTGGTGACACCATCCTTAGCAACGCCAAGAAGGCTTtgggctcctcctctctgtttggCCTTGCCTTTGGAGACGATgcagacttcctcctcctgaaaCGCCTGGCTCTGGATAACCGTGGCGTGGCGAGGATGGTGTATGAGGATGCAGATGCAGCCTTGCAGCTGAAGGGCTTCTTTGATGAAGTAGCTAGCCCGTTGCTATCAGACATCCAGCTGTCGTACCTGGACGATCAGGCGTTTGACATCACCCACGCCCTGTTCCCGAATTACTTCCAAGGCTCGGAGTTGGTGGTGGCTGGGAGGGTCAAACCAGGAGTCAACGACTTCAAGGTGTCAATGTCCGCCACGGATTTAAAGCAGCGGGTCAAGTTAGACAACGATGTGTTGATTACCCATGCTCATGGGAATGGGAGTGCAGAATCACTGGAGTGTTCGGGAGGTTTAGAAGGAATATCCAGTTTTGTGCGTCGTCTTTGGGCGTATTTCACCATCAAAGAGTTGTTATTGGCCAAACTGAATGCTACTGACCCTGCAACTCAAAGGTTACTGACAGACAAGGCCACCAACCTGTCCCTCAAGTATAACTTTGTAACACCAGTCACTTCTTTAGTTGTAGTTAAGCCCGACGCAGATGAATCAGCTCAAATTCCAACCACCGTAAAGCCCACCATCGCTGCCACTATCGCCACGACGGCAATGACCACTGCCGCCGCCAAAACATCAGCTGCTGGTCCTGCAAAGAAGGCCAGCTCAACTTCTATGCCCAGGTCTGAAAAAAACAAGCCAGACCCTCCCCAGCCACCTCCAAAGCAAACTAAAAAAGTATCATCACCAACTTCGACAGCAAAAACGGCACTATCCAAGAAAACCTCAACAACTACCAGTCCCAGCTCCGTCAAAACCGCCCCAGCTCCATTCTCGGGTAAAAAGCCCACTCCTTTCCACAATGAATCCAAAAcggcctccactcctcctcctgttgggAAGATACCCACCTCTCTGCTGAATGCCTTAAAAACAGCGCCACCCCCTGCACCTGGAAAAGTATCCACCAAAGCCTTGAAAACAACCACGCCCTCCACAACCACCACAATGTCAACGTTGACCACCAGCGCCACACCTGCGCTCAGCTCGGTGAGAACAGACCCTGCTCCCCTGCCCAGgaaacccctcccccctcagccCAGTACAGCGAGGACCGCTCTGCCTCCGGTCAAAGTGACTGCGCCCTCCGCAGAGGCAGAGAACACCACCACATCTGCTCCAGATGTGCCTGAAATCACCACCGCTCTGCCCAAGCTCACCTCTCCCACCCCGGCACCAGCTCCAGCTGTGGATGACAACAACACGGAACTGAGCATCGCAACCTTTGTGTCGGCCACCTTTGCTCCGATGCCCGGTGTGACCGACGGGCCACGCCTGTGGGAAGCAGCAGGGCTTCTGG ATGTCTCTACTTTCATTCAAAGAAAAG ATATTGACCTTGTAAAAG ACTATGATGCAACCTATGACTATGACTACGATCTCAACTATGATGCCT GGGATGATCCAGCAGACTCCGAATCATTTG ATAGTGCTCCCTCCAGATTGAGCACCGTCCGGGTCTTCTCCTCATCAG TTGATGGAGATCCTCATTTTGTGGTCCAGCTGCCAAAACTGCATCAGAACCTGTGTTTCACAGTCGACGGCAGAGCCAATGACGTTCTCAGGCTGTTGGAGGAACCAGAGAGAG GCATCATTGTTGACGGCCACCTAATGGGAGCTCCCTCCAAGCACAGTGTAGACGACCGCCCCCGAACTTACTTCGACCGGCTCACCATTTCCTCAGTTACAGGCGGCTCTGGTGACATCATGATCACCCTCTCACTGGAGGCCGTAGTGGTGGAAGGGGAAGGACGGGATGTTCTCCCCATCAATCGGCAAGGGTCCGTGGCGAGGCAGGGCGTGACGGTCACTGTGGACAATCATCGGAGCTGCTGGATTGAGCTGAACAAGGGTGTGCGGTTCCTGGTTATGTTCCATCGTTACGAACACCCGAGCTACCTCCAGATGGCTCACCTGGGTTTCTACATCACAGATGGACGGGGCTTGTCTGCCTCAACCCAAGGCCTGCTGG GCCAGTTTCAGCACGCTGACATGAGCATCAAGGCGGTGAAAGATCATCTGGGTGGAGGTGCGATGCACAATGAAGCTATTCCAGCCGCGGGGATCCTGAGGTGGGGATCAGAGAAAATGCGGGTCACCTTGCAGGACAAGACGCTGAAAGACACGGTGCGGAAACGCCACACGGGCAAGTGTTGGGTGGTGCCCAAGGCCGAGGTAGAGAGACTACTGGGTCATCCATATGAGAGCTACGTGGTGGATCATGTGTAA